The genomic segment TCTCCCTTCAATCTTATTCCCCACAAGTGCCCCGCAGTTTAAAATAGTGATAGAGTTTTCTCTTTATGCCTACAGAAGGatgtatatgtaatttttatCCAAATGGCGGCAGCCTATTGTTCTGCACTTTACCTTTCACAAGTAGACATGTATCTTGGGGATCATTTTAATCAGAATAATTAGCTGATCCATTCTTTTTACTTGTTGTTCAGTGGTCTATCCATGGGCTACCCAGTGTTTATTTAGTCATCCCAGTATTGATGGATATTCAGGCTGTTTCCTGGTATATCTGACTACAAATTGTTATAATGTGTATTTTTGGACCTATGCATTCCCCACATATGTGAGTATCTTAGAAAGGAATACATTTCCAGAAGTGGAGTCGATGCGTCGAagtttatgtgtattttaaattctagtagatgcaacttttaaaaactgtgctccacattaaaagaaaagtaagCTAGAAAATATGGGAGTTGTGGCagagttgtggtgaaggaaaggacTGATTGGTTCCATTTTCTTCCCCTAGAAACTCCAGGATATTATAAACTGCAACATGCTGTCTGTGGCCCAGGTGAGTCAGGGCTAGGAGGGACTGGGTTCAGAGTCAGCGTAGCTCTGACCACTCTGGGTGGTCCTCAATATCCCCCAGTACTGGACTTGGCATGGAGGCAGTGCTAGCGGAATAGTCCCTGATGGAAAGTAGGGGGACAGGAGTGAACTTGAGGAGGGGCCCGGAGTCTGGGCAGGTGAAAGcagtggaaagaaggaaagacaggATCCTCTTCATTCCTCCTGCAGATGACTAGAATCCTCCTGCCCCAAATGGTCAGCAGGTAAGAGGCAGTCTCTTTGTCTTTCACTCTGGATCTTTCCCATCCAACCTCTGCCTATTTCTATTCCCCAGCTCTCCCATTTACATTTCCACCTCTTCCCTATCTCTCTGATCTTTCTGGTTAGCACAGCGACTAAAGGGGGGGGAGGTGGGTAAATCACTAGGACCCTCTCTTCCCCATTGGCAGTGACTGCCTTCCAACTaatgcttcctcctccaggggcaaaGGCATCATCATCAACATATCTTCAGTAGCTGACAGGAAGCCCTATCCATATTTAGCAGTGTATGCGGCCACCAAGGTACCCAGACCCACAGACCGGGCACTGGCTGGCTGGCATGCTGTCATTCCTACAGTAGCCCTTAATTTTGGCCCTGAAGATTATGGCGGAAAAGACCCGAatgcttgcgtgtgtgtgtgtgtgtgtgtgtgtgtgtgtgtgtgagatgtatCACCAGAGTCTGAGGCTATTAATAGGACAGATATCTCAGGCACAGTCCAGTGGGCAAGTCagattttgtgttctttttttaagagaaaagaaagctaggATTTCGAGAACCTGTGCGGTGGGAGGAGGGAATACACAGGGACTGGCGCGGCTGGAATGGAGAGTGAGAGTATGGGAGCAAAAAGAGGGCTTAGAGCAAAGAAACTTTCAGGTGTTAAGGTGAGAACCTGAGCCGTGAGGGAGGGGCCCCTCCGGGAACGAGGGAATGTTCTAGGATACGGGACGGCACGCCGGGACAGGGGGCAGGCTGGAGGACTCCACGCGGAAAGCTCGTGGTCCTGGGACCCGCCTCTCCTTCTCCGCAGGCCTTTGTGCGAAGCTTCTCCGTGGCGGTGGGCACAGAGTACCGCTGCAAAGGTGTCATCGTGCAGGTGCCTGACTCCGGAGGGAAGGAGCTCGAGAGGGGCAGGAGGGGCAACTCACGAGGGGCGGGCTCTGAAGGAGGAGGAGCTTGGATTCAGTGGAGGCTCCTAGGAGCAGGGGCGGGCTGGGAATGAGGTGGGGGTGAGGTCAAAAAGCTTCGGTggatgtaaatcaactatacttcagtaaaatttaagaaagaaaggaagggaagggaggggaaaaaagaaaagagggagagagaagaagggaggaaggaaggaaaagagagaaagagggaagaaggaaggaagaaccttttttaagaaaaagtttccGTGGCACGAAAGTCACAAGGGGTGGGTTCTCGAGGGGGCGTGGCCCGGGAGGCGTGGTCCGCAAGAGCGGTAGGATTCAGGGATTCTCGGAGAGGGCCCGGGAGCTTAGGCTTGGGAGGGACGGGAGTTCTTATCTTGATCCCTTTCCTATCTGCAGACAGTGAGCCCCTTTTTGGTTGAAACAAATATGACCTATCCCTTGAGAAAGGGACTGCTTGTGGTGAGCGCCGAAGACTTCGCTCGGCAAGCATTGGACACGCTTGGCCTCACTTCCGAAACCACTGGGTGCCTCAGCCACGCTATTCAGGTGCTTCCCTGCGGACAGTCCTAGGATGCGAGCTGGATGGGACAGCCCCTGGTGCGGGTCCACTAGCCCTCAGAAAGGGGGAGACGGACAGAGAAGGGGAGGGCGCCCAGCCCGGGCTGGGGAGccgggagaggagaggggagactcAAGAATGGGGCGTGTCTTGATCCTTGGTACTTCTCCTTCCCAGGATTTCCTGCTGACCATGCTCCTGCCCAGTTGGTTTTTTATGAGTCCAAGGGGATTTACTCTGTTGGAGAGCCTTAATGTAGCAGGATTCTTTTCTGAAAGAACTTGACTAAAGGCCTTGAAGGCGTGACCGCATGTCTgtcgcccccccgccccccgccccttaCCAGAGTCCTAAACCAGAACCGTTGTTAGGGAGACCGGACAAACAGACCAGTGGAACGGAATTGGTCTCCCAGATACCCGGACATtagtgacagcagcagcatctcAACTCTCTGACAGCAAGATGGAGCTCTTAATATGTGCCGCTAAGACTAGATAGACATTTGGAGGAAAACAAAtccgcacacacacatacataacatatatgtacaaatataGCTTGTAGCAATGATAGGTGCACAATTTTGTGAAATACTAAAACCCGCTAAAATGTACACAAttaaaaagggtgaattttatggtatgtgaattaaatctcaataaaaatacttttaaaacagaGAGCccctgtgtatgtatatatatatatttatgtataaagttGGATTTAGTTCTCACAACATGTACCTGCATAAACTCCAAATAAATTAGAAATCCCTAAATGGCTGTGTGAAAGTGGAAACACATCAACTAGAAGAATCCATGAATGAATTTCTTTCCATCTTGAAAGTGGGAGaatcttttattattaatattgaaaattaaaagcagaaaaaaaaattgaactgtgGTTAATGACATACAGGCTGAATTATTTAGGGAAAGTGTACTGATGTCTGCAGTTTACTTTGAAATGCATTGAAAAGTCAGATGGATAGAGTAAATAGAAATACAGTTAGACACGTATGGCAAAATGTTGGTAACAGAATCTAAGTGGTAGACACATGTACACCTCTTTCAACTTTCTTgcgtgtttgaaattttccataataaaacgTTGGGAGAAATCCAGGAGCAATCaagttaaatttataaataaaacgaCTTAAGCAGATTCATAAGTCACTTAAGATGGTATGCTTTTTATCACATTTCTGGTGAAGGACAGGCTCGGAACCCTGGAGAAGAAACGGACTTTTTTGAGGCGAAGCGCGGATGTAGACCATGGAAGAGCCGTCGTTCTTCGCCCGCCTTGGTGCGGGTGGTTGTGGGTAGCGCTCAGCGGAAGGAGGATAAACAAGGGCGGGCACCAAGCTGAGGCAGGAGGCGGTGGTGGCGCGATGTGGGTGGCGCTGCGGGCGTTTTGTGTCGGGAGCTGAACCTGGCCGAGGGGAACACAAGCTAACTCCGCCGCCATCCAGGACATCTACGGCCTAGAGGAAGTTACACACTGGTCGGCTTGTTCGTTATCTGTCGCCTGCCTCAGAAGTATTATCCCCACAGTTGGAAACCGTATCTTGGAAGGAAATTAAGCGAAACGCAATTTTGAGGTGTCTACCGTAATTTTCAAAAACTTTGAGCCAATTTTTAAAGATGTGTTTCAAAATCCATATGAAGCGCCACCAAAGTTACCACGAAGCAGGAAGCAGAGGAGTCCTTGCAGTGTTAAGgagctttttaatttcttttggacACTTTGTTTATACTGAGGATAATTTTCATATGATTGGAGATGATTTAGTAAACTCATCATTTCCTTCTGTGCTGCTTGGATCCGATTTTCGCCAGTGACATTATATGCTCAAATTGACGAGACTCCTTGAATTCATCTTTAAAGGTTTACCATCCTGATTTTCGTATTGCTGATTTTAGAGCTTCTGTATAGCCTGGCTGCATCACTGCTGTACTGTGTGAACTATAGCCAGAGGGATAAAGGAGCACTACTTTAAGCCATATGTTTCAAAACTATTTGACAGGAAGACTTTAAAGGAGAGAATGCCTCCTGGGCCTTTCCAGTTTACTGACAATAGCGAAGCAGTGAACACGGAGtgtgaaaaatatgttttaactATTGGTGGTTATGATGAGAAGCTCTTTTGGGGAGAATatgcagaagaggaaataaactCCTGGAAGGTTCACTGGTGATGCCCTGTTCGGAAATTGACAACCCAGACTACTGTGGAGTGCAACCATCAACAATACTTTGAAACAAACATTATTTATACCTTCTACCCCACTGACAGGACAGCAGTATTTAAGAGAAAAAGTAGCAGTCATTAACTCCTGTTGCTTCAGTCACTCAAAGTATGAGCTGATTACAGAGTATTGTGGCTGGATTGAAAAGTGCACCAAGTAACCAagttacaaatatttttgagtCTTGTTTGTGTAATCCAAGGGAAAACATAATGAAACTAGTGAGAGAGACTCTGCCAACACTATACTCAATCAACAGATGAGCAGCCAGAATCTTGCATAGACTTCGCTGTAAACAAACAGGAACTTGCAGAAattttgtattataaaatatGAGAGACTGCAATGGTTCAGGCAACAGACTTCATGGAATAGACATGTCAG from the Capra hircus breed San Clemente chromosome 18, ASM170441v1, whole genome shotgun sequence genome contains:
- the LOC102169696 gene encoding LOW QUALITY PROTEIN: very-long-chain 3-oxoacyl-CoA reductase-B (The sequence of the model RefSeq protein was modified relative to this genomic sequence to represent the inferred CDS: substituted 1 base at 1 genomic stop codon); translated protein: MEAEWDALRVLGAVTALFLLLWATWAVGSTVYVHLLPQARRSNHWLRAHGAWAVVTGATSGIGKAYAHELARRGLNVVLISRDLSKLKREARRXVKRLYGKSTRVIQVDFTGGLEIYETIEAGLKDLEIGVLVNNVGQKYTTHLRRLLDCEEDVGKKLQDIINCNMLSVAQMTRILLPQMVSRGKGIIINISSVADRKPYPYLAVYAATKAFVRSFSVAVGTEYRCKGVIVQTVSPFLVETNMTYPLRKGLLVVSAEDFARQALDTLGLTSETTGCLSHAIQDFLLTMLLPSWFFMSPRGFTLLESLNVAGFFSERT